TTCACCGGTCACGAAATCAGATTGAACCAAATATAGGACCGCTTGAGCGATCTCTTTCGTTCCTCCCCAGCGGCCCAGGGGGGTATTCACTAAAACTTCCCGGTTCGCTGCAGCCGAAAGACCGGCAGGCGCCAGGAGGGGTCCCGGGGCAATGGCATTCACAAAAATATCAGGGGCCAGCTCCAGGGCCAACACTTCTGTTAGTCCTTTGAGTGCGGCCTTTGCCGTGTAGTAAGGGATGTAATCTTTGTAACGGGGACGGCCACTGGCCGCCACCCAATCCACGAAATGAACAATTCGTCCCCCCCCCATTTTTCGCATCACGGGGACGGCCAAGAGAGAAAGTTCATAAGCGCTCCGGAGGTCGATCGCCATGTTTTTCTCGAAAGCCGTGGCGCGGAGTGATTTTTTTTTGAGGAGTTCCTTTAAAGGTGTTCTCTCGTAGTGAGAGGCCATATGGACCAGGATGTCGAGTCGTCCGAGTTTCCGAACAACACGGGGAACCAGAAGGTTAAGATCTGAGAGGCGTTCGAGATTGGCGCGGAGAGCGAGGCCGCGGACCCCCAGGGATTTTGCCCGATGGACCGTTCCCAATGCCGTGGTCCGTGAGGTGCGGTAAGACACAGCGATCGAACACCCGGCGCGGGCGAGGGCATCGGCTACCCCTTGGCCCACACGCGTTCCCCCTGTAATAAGCGCTACTTTCCCACGGAGTTCCATGGTGGAATTTAACCACATCCCGCGCGACAAGACAAACACACCTTGAAATTTATTGGTTTTTCCCCCATACTTTGGGAAGAATCGAAGGAGGAAAAATTGATCGGATCAAAACTCTTGTTTCTCCCTCGCCGCCGCTATTTTGTGAATCGGTCGCTCCAGGGACGATTGGTCCTGGGAATGGTGTCGGCCGCGGTTTTATCGTTTATCTTTGTTCTGGTGGACTACTATTTAAGCTTTGGACGGAACGCGGGCTGGAGTGCGGAAATGTTGGAGATTTTCATCAAAGCTCAAAAATTGCCCCTGATCCAATTGCTGGTTTTTATTTTTGTCCTCGTCTTCGTTACGATCTATCTCTCTCACCGCGTGGCGGGACCCTTGATCAATTTGGAGAAATCCTTGGCCCGGGTAGCGGAAGGGGATCTCACCACGCGTCTTCAGCTTCGACCGAAAGATGAACTCAAAGATATTCGAGACGCTTTTAACCAGATGATGAACGCCCTTCATTCTCGGGTTTCCGACGAGAGAGGTCGGGTTAAGGAAGTGCGTCATTTACTGGACCACCTGGTGGCTTCGCCGGATCTCACGTCGGCTCAGGTGGCTGAAATCAATCGAGCCCTCGCGCTGCTTCGCCTTCCATCCAGCGACTTTAAACTTTAAAGATCCATCGGCTCCCTCACAAACGCTTCTTTCACGTTGGTCGTTTCGTTCCCCCTGTTTTCACTCGTTGATGGGAAATAGTAAACTGGACACCCATGAAAATATCCACTTTCCTTTCGGGAGGAAAAACTCTTTTTTCCTTTGAGTTTTTCCCTCCCAAAAACGACGACGATGTGGTTCATCTGTTGGCCACAGCGAAGACCTTAAAATCCTTGAACCCCGCCTATATCTCCGTCACTTGGGGCGCTGGTGGGGGAACACGCGGAAAAACATTGGACTTGGTCACCACGATTAAGAAAGATATTGGGATTGAATCCATGGCGCATCTCACGTGCGTGGGTGTTGGTCGCAAAGAAATCAATGACATTGTGGTGGATATTCGTTCTCGTGGAATAGAAAATATTTTGGCCTTACGGGGAGATCCCCCAAAAGGATCGGCCACTTTCGTGGCTCACCCCGAAGGGTTTCTTCACGCCTCGGAATTGGTGGCGCACATACGTCAACAAACGGACCTTTGCTTGGGAGTCGCGGGATACCCAGAAGGGCACCCCGAATGCCCCAATCGGGAAAAAGATCTCGATCATCTTAAAGAAAAAGTCGATTGTGGCGCTGATTTTGTTGTGACCCAGTTATTTTTTAACACAGACGATTTTTTGCGATTCCGGGATCGGGTGGTGGCACGGGGGATCCAAAAGCCGGTCGTGGCCGGGATTATGCCTGTGACCAACGTCAGTCAAGTCAAACGGTTTACCACTCTCTGCGGAGCGCACATCCCCGTGCCTTTGGCCCTCGCTCTTGACCAGGCCCAGAACAACCCCGAGGCCGTCATCCAATTGGGGATCGACCACGCCACGGAGCAGTGTCGTGTCCTCTTGGCGGAAGGGGTGGCGGGGATTCATTTTTATACGCTGAACCGATCCCATTCCACCGCTGAAATCCTGCGGCGCCTTTCCCCACCTCAATAATCCCCTAAAAACCGCGGGCGAGGTTCCGAAGAACCTCGCCCGCAAGTGCCGTTCTGGAGAGACTTTCGTTTAGAAGTCGCCGCCGCCCATGCCGCCCATCCCGCCCATTCCACCGGGCATGGCTGGACCGGAGGATTTCTTCTCCGGGAGGTCTGTCACGAGCACGTCGGTCGTTAACAGGAGCCCCGCCACAGACGCCGCGTTTTGCAAGGCGCAACGGGTCACTTTTACGGGATCCACCACACCGAACTTTTGCATGTCCCCGTATTCGTTCTTCTCCGCGTCATAACCGAAGTTCGGATCCGCGTTCGTGCGGACTTTGTCCACAACGATCGATCCGTCCACCCCAGCGTTTTCAGCGATGGTCCGAAGGGGATCTTCGAGGACACGGCGAACGATGTTGATGCCCGTCTGCTCATCCGAATCCACACCCTTCACGCCATCCAAGGATTTCTGCGCGCGCAAGAGCGCCACGCCGCCGCCGGAGACGATGCCTTCTTCCACACCCGCGCGGGTCGCGTGCATGGCGTCTTCGACTTTGTATTTTTTGGCTTTCATTTCAGTTTCGGTGGCCGCACCGACTTCAATCACCGCCACGCCGCCCGAGAGCTTCGCCAGGCGTTCCTGGAGCTTCTCTTTGTCGTAGTCAGAGGTGGTTTCATCGATCTGTTTTTTAATTTGAGCGATTCGGGCTTTAATGGCTTTTTCGTCGCCGAGACCCCCGACAATCGTGGTGTTCTCTTTGTCCACGACCACACGGGTGGCGCGTCCCAACATCGCCACATCAGCTTTTTCGATCTTGTAGCCTTTTTCTTCGGTGATGACCTGCCCACCCGTCAAGGTGGCAATGTCTTCCAACATCTCTTTCCGTCGATCTCCGAAGCCTGGGGCCTTCACCGCGGCGGCCCGAAGGCGTCCTTGCAGTTTGTTGACCACGAGAGTGGCCAGAGCCTCACCTTCCACGTCTTCCGCAATCAGGAGGAAAGGTTTTCCCTGTTGGACGATTTTCTCCAAGAGAGGGAGGAGATCGTTCATCGCGGCCACTTTTTTATCCGTGATGATGATGAGGGGGTCTTCCAACACACCTTCCATTCGGTCGGCGTCGGTGACGAAGTAAGGGGAAATGTAACCCCGATCAAACTGCATTCCTTCCACCGTTCGAACCGTGGTCACGGAGGTCTTGCCCTCTTCCACTGTGATCACACCGTCTTTGCCCACTTTCAGGATCGCGTCCGCGATTTTCTGACCGATTTCTTTGTCCGAAGCCGAAATCGTGGCGATTTGCGTGATTTCGTCTTTCGCTTTGGGATCGATGTTGATCTTTCTGGCGTTCTTTTTGAGGTCCGCCACGACAATTTCAACCGCCCTATCGATTCCCCGTTTAATATGGGTGGCGTTGGCGCCCGCGGTGATGTTGCGGAAGCCTTCGGTAATAATTCCTTGGGCAAGGACCACAGCGGTGGTCGTCCCATCTCCGGCCACGTCGTTCGTCTTGGAGCTCACTTCGCGGACCAGCTGGGCTCCCATGTTTTCAAAGGGATCCTCCAACTCAATGTCTTTCGCGATTGTGACACCATCGTTGGTAACGGTGGGTGAACCGAATTTTTTGTCCAGCACCACATAGCGACCCTTGGGGCCGAGCGTGCTTTTTACCGCTTCTGACAACTTGTCCACACCCGCTTTAAGGGACTTGCGGGCTTCGTCTGAGTATTTGATTTGTTTGGCCATAGAAAGAGTTCCTCCTTGGAACTTATTTTGCGTCCAGAATGCCGAGAATATCTTCCTGATGCATGATCAGGTATTCGTCGCCATCCAACTTAATTTCCGTTCCGGAATACTTGCCGTAAAGGACTTTATCGCCCACTTTCACGTCCATCATGAGCAATTTTCCGTCGTCGGTTGTTTTCCCTTTTCCCGCGGCGACAATCTCGCCTTCCTGGGGTTTTTCCTTAGCGGTGTCGGGAATGATTAACCCGCCACGTTCTTGCTTATCTTTTTCTAAGGCTTTCACAACCACCCGATCGCCGAGGGGTCGGATTTTAATCTTGGTGAGTACCGCGTCTGCCATAGAGGCCTCCTTACTTTTGTTAGCAATCGATATCTAAGACTGCTAATTAAACTTCCATTAAAAAGCCAAAAATCCCCAAGGGATTTTGGCCTATTTACCGTCGATCTAGTGCCGTTGTACTATTTCAAAGCAAGCACTCGACCATCGAGTGTGATAATAATAGCGAATTCAAATTGTCGCGTCAAGCCCCTGAGCTGGAAAGGGGCTAAGGTTAATAATTGATCAGGAGTGATACCAAGGTTGTGCTGTCATCCCGCTTAAAACCCTCGGGAGGTCCGTGGGCGTGTTTCCACGCGTAGGAAACCTTAAGGGCTAAAGTGCTGGACAGTCCGGCGGTCAGAGCGGTTTCCGTATTGATTCGATATCCATTGGGTTGATCGAGGTTATGGAGATATTCCCCGTCTTGGGAAACCTTAGATGAATCGGAGAAATGTCGGATGTATTTGGCATACGCCCGACCCGAGCCAAAATCGTTCCGGGGCGCACTGACGCGTTGTTCATTGATGTAGCCCGCGCCAAATTCGGTGAACAGCTCGTTGGCTTTCGTTTTCACGATCTCTTGCCCCAAACCGAGCGAAAGGTCCGAGCGGTGACGATACCCTGCAAAACGATCGGATTCCCAGAGCCCCCGTTGAAAGACATAATTCCGTTTGGAGAATTTTCGAGAAAGTTTTTCGCCGGCGTTGTAAAGTTCGGAGGTCCGCTCTTTGTCGCTTTGCACGTTCAACGCGTTGGCCCAAACGTCCACGACGTATTTATTCTTTTGCCAGTTAAATTTTTCTCCGGCGCCCAGGGTGAGGGATTGGCTGTTCCCGCTTGCGGACAGGAAGGAAAATTGAGTTTCATTTTTCCAATTCTTCGCCTTTGTCTCGGCGTGGCCTATCGCCGACAAGGTTACGCACAAGACCACGGGGAGAATCCATCGTTTTTGCATGGGAAAACACCTCCAAAGGGACATCCTCATCCAATGAGAATACCCGTTGTTTCAGTTTATTTTTTTAGGGCCGAGATCGTGGCAACAACGCGACGGTTGGCCGCCCGCCCTTCTGCTGTGTTGTTGTCCCCAACAGGAGATTCCGACCCGAATCCCATCGCTGAGACGCGCTCGGCCGCAACACCCAATCGACTGATCAAGGCCGAACGGACCGCCTCCGCCCGCTTTTGGGAGAGGACCTTGTTTTTGGTGGCGGACCCCACGCTGTCACTATGACCTTCAATGACAACGGTCGTGGAAGGAAATCGTTTCATGAAGTTGGCGCATTTGAGCAACTGGGCATCGAATTCCTGGCTTAAATCAAATTTTCCCGATTCAAACTTCACGTCCAGAGTCACGGAAACTTTTTGAGCCGGACACCCCACGTCATTGACCAGAGTGCCCTGAGGGGTCCCGGGACACTCGTCTTGACCGTCCAAAACGCCATCCCCATCCGTATCTCTGGGGCATCCCATGACGTCCACCGCAACGCCCTGTTCTGTCCCAGGGCAAGCGTCTCTCTTGTCGGGGACACCGTCCCCATCCGCGTCGGGCGTTGGGGGAAGAGACGTTGGAATCTTTGGGGCGGGTTTCTCTTTAAAAACCGGGAGGCGGGTGTTCCCGCACCAAAAAAAGTAGTTGGCGGAGAACTGAAGCGTGAGGGCCGAAGAACTGCGGGCGTATCGACCGTCAGAAAAAACGTGGTGGTAGGTCAGCCCAAGACCCAAACCCAGGGACTCCCCCAGTTGTCGCTCGAGACCGCTCCCCGCTCGGAGGGATGTCATCAACCGATCTTGTTCCCAATTTCCCGCACGGCGAACCCAAACGGGCCCCCCACCCACAGAAACGTAGGGCGTCCAGGGTCCGTCCCCAAAAGATTGAAGCCAATTGGCGGTCAATGGCCGCAGCCGGGACATGTTCAGTTCATTTTTCCCATTGGCCTGCACATTTTCAAAAGCGAACAGGAATTCGCTTTTCGACAACACACCGTACCGAACCCACGCGGACGCGGCCGGTCCAGGTTTCGTTTGCCGGCGGACCGAAGAGGAACTTAGAAAATCACTCATGCCCAAGGAACCTCCCCATCCCCAACGGTCGGTAACATCTTTTGCGTGGAGAGAAATAAGGGGGAGAAAGGTCAATCCTAAAACGAGAACGAATGGGCGTGAAATAAATTTCATAGGGCTCCTATTTGACAGGTGCGTTAGTGGCGACAGGGGTTCGGGCCATCTTGTTCACAACTTTTATGGCCATGAAAATAGCAAAGGCAATGATCACAAAATCAATAACGGTATTTGTAAAGGCTCCGTACTTAACCGTGACAGGGGGGATCCCTCCCGCCGCAGAGGTGAGGGTCCAGACTTTCTCCTTAAAATCGACGCCTCCGGTGAGTGCACCGATCACGGGCATGACCATATCGTTCACCAGGGAGGTCACGATTTTCCCAAAGGCCCCCCCAATAATAACGCCCACGGCCATATCCACCACATTCCCTTTCATGGCGAACTGTTTAAATTCTTGGATCATTCCCATCCCGCCCCCTTGAACAACCCTAAACGTAATTTCTTGGACCTCATTCACTCTTCTTTCACGTAAGGAGAAACAGGAAAATGCCAGACCAGTTCAGTTCAATATTCTGGGAATGAGGTTCGGTGTCTCATTTTAGCCAATATCCAAACACATGGGAAGAACGTTGCTCTGGGGTCAGGTCGGTTGAAGGCAGGATGACCTGTGGTCTTACGGCTTGGGGATTACGAATTTCCGAGGCTTTGATAGGCGCGGTAATCGATTCCAGGGAAGAGATTGTCGATGGATTCGAGATGGGCCACCACCCCTTCGTCCATACGGTTTTCTTGAACCCGGTGGAAAAGATCTAAAAATCGTCCCACGTGGTCCCGGGTCCGTTTCTCCGAATACTGGCGGGCGGTTCCGACCGTCATCAGGAAGGCCCAGTCCGAGGACTGGGCGAGGAGCAATTCCCGCGCCGCCTGATTGAGATAGCGGAGAAGGAGCCCTTCGGCGTTCGGATGGATATTGGCTAAATAGATCATGCGTTCCGCCGCGATATGAAGATGGGGATACACCCAATCGTTGGAAACGTTTAACCACACTTCATTGTAACCCTTGTCGCCCCAACTGGAGGGTTCGGGTTCCGTGATTTGCTGTTCGGGGAACTTTTCGAGATATTCAATGGGGTGGATTGTTTTCACGGCGTTCTGGTCAAAATGGATTTTGCGGAGCAGGGAATCCAAGAAGTCGGGTCCCTCAAACCACCAATGCCCGAAAAGTTCCGCGTCATAGACCGAAGTGACCAACGGAGGACGGTTCATGACATGGCTCAAATAGTCCACTTGGCGTTCCCGATTGAAAAGAAAGTTCCCCGCGTGGCTGGCGGCTGTGCTTCGCGCGCGGGAAGGCACGTAAGGTTCCTTGTCCGAGAGGGCCACCCGTCCAGTGACACGGTGGTACTTGATTCCGGTGTTCCGCCGGACGCCATCTTCGTGCAAGTAAGGCTGAATGTAGGGGTAGTCTAAATCATACCCGATGTCCCGATAGAATTCTCGGTAATTGAAATCCCCGGGATACCCCTGTTCCGCGGACCAAACCTGGTGCGCCGTTTCCATGTCGCGCCCAAAGAACGCCACCCCACCGGGAGAGTAAATAGGGGCGAACACACCGTAACGGGGACGGGGTTTGGAAAAGAGAATCCCGTGGGAGTCGAGGAAAGAAAACCGAATGCCGTTCTCTTTCAAGAGATGGTCGACTCCCGGAGCGTAAGCGCATTCGGGCAGCCAAATACCGCGGGGCGGCCGACCGAAATGGCGCTGGTAGTCTTGAACCGCGATACGGATCTGGGCGCGGCGGGATTCTTCATGAATCATGAGGGGCAGATAACCGTGTGTCGCCCCACAGGTGATGATCTCGAGCAGCCCGTGATCTTGGAGAGCTTTAAAGCGTTTGAGGAGACGTCCTCCGCACCCATCAAAAATTTCTTGCACCCGTCGAAACTTGGACAAATACATGGCGGCGGTTTCTTGAAAAGCGCTGGGAAGGCTTCGGGTTCGAAAGACCTCTTTCTCCGCCAACTCGAGAAGTTTCCCCAGCTTGACCCGGTAGCGCGACAGGAGGAGATCATCGGAAAGCATATTGCAAAGGGGTGGGGTGAGGGACATGGTGATGCGGAAATGGATCTTTTCTTGCGCTAACCGTTCGAGGATGTCCAAAATAGGAACATACGTTTCCGTTACCGCTTCATAGAACCAATCTTCCTCAAGAAAGTCGGGATATTCCGGGTGGCGGACGTAAGGCAGATGGGCGTGAAGAACGAGGTTCAGGTAGCCTTGAGGATCCGTCATTGGGGGAGTCTCCTGGAGCGGGTGGTGCGAAGGAGCACCTAGTCGGCGCTCTTGCTGGACTGACGGGAAACCTTAAATTCAATAAAGCGGGACAGGTCCCCGTCACGATTTGTGGCGTGAATTGGATACACTTGTTCGCCGTCTGGAAGAGTGAAATGAAACGAAAATGTACCGTCCGGATTGAGGGGCACGGGTTGGCCCTGAAAAAGGAGTGTGGCGTCGGGCTCCGTGGCCCCATACACCGTGACTTCCGTGTCGGCCACCAACCAAAATCCTTTTTCTTTGTGCTGGACCGGCCTCCGACCCCAGCTGGCCCCGCCCGGAGAGGAGGGCAGAAACGACACGGAAGAAACACTTCGAAGAAGTTCCCATCGCTGGGCCATCATTTTAGCCAAATCCAGCGATCCGGCCCCTAAACGACCGCCCCCTGACAATTCAAACAGACGATCCCATTCTCCTTTGAGGATTCCCCATCTTTCGTCCAGAAGGTCCGACACTTGCCCGGAGGAAAGACGAATCCTGTTGGAGTGCGCCAGAAGCACAAACCGACCGTCCGGCAAGATCATTCCCAATTGAGCGTAACATTCCCCCTCGGTCTGCGAAAGGGAAAGGTACCAATTGCGCTCGTCGATCCGCACGTCCACATCAACGAAATCTTCTTTCCCTTCATGGGCCGAGTGAACTCGGAGAACAGACCGGCCCTGGTTTAAAAGATTGCCAAATTGTTTGCGGGCTTCTTCCCAAGTGTAGGGCGCCACTTCCCAATAGGCGTGAATCCAACGGGGATCTCGTGGCAGAATGGCCAAACGCGTGACACCGTATTCTTTCGGGAGGAGACCGGCGGTCACCGGTGCCGAGGGGCGGAGCGCAGAACCTGACGATGAGGCGTTGATGTGTGACGTCATGGATGGGTAAGCGTTATCCTTTTTCTGAGGCCACCGAAGTTAAAATGAGTTTGTTAAATATCTCAACTTACGACTCATTTTTTCAATGATAATAATTTAGCAAATTATAATGTGTTTTCAATCAATTAAATTTTTAATGGCAGACCGGTTTTGTCAGGAATTACCCCAACGTACGACGAAACCGGTGGACGCTGGCTGAGGTGGCCAACGCTCCCAAGGCAGCGAGAGCGCCAAGGTTCGTCCAATAGAACGTCCCCGGAGACCCTTTCAACATCACGTGGCGCATGAGGGAGACGAAAAAACGGAGGGGGTTCATCCACGACAGGGGTTCGAAAAAAACCGGAACGTTTTCGATGGGCGCCATCACACCCGATAAAAGGATCGCTGGAAAGAGGAAGAGAAATCCCCCCATCATGGCTTGCTGTTGATTTTTAGCATACGTGGAGATCAAGGTTCCCACGGCCACCGTGGTCCCGACAAACACCAGCGACGCCAAACCTATGGCCCAGAGCGGTCCCCGGAGCGGAACGTGGAAACCCCACACACCTAACCCGACCAGAAGAGGGACATCGGCCATGCCGAGGATCATATAGGGGAGCGTTTTCCCCAGAAAAATTTCCCATCGCGCCACAGGCGCGGCGATCAGGGTTTCAAATGTTCCCAATTCGCGCTCACGGGCCATGGACATGCTAGCCAGAAGCACAGTCACCAGGCAAAGAATAATTCCCATGACACCCGGGACCAGATAGGCCGAAGTTTGAAGTGTGGGGTTATAAAGAACCCTCGTTCGAAAAACGACTCCCACCGTTTCCGGGGGGACCCCGGGCAGGTTTTCTTCTATAAATGTTTGGTGAACAATCGCGTTCATGTAGGTTTCCACCACGCGGCCTTTTATGGCGTTCGTGGCATCCACCAACAGTTGAGCGTCCCCTTTTCCATGAACCACCGCGCGGCTCCACCCCCCGGCCGGAGCGACAAGAACGGCGTCGGCCCGACCGGACCGCACCAACATAAACGGATCGGGTTCATCGCTTGGAACCAGATGAAACCAACCGGACCCGGATGCCCGTTCCCCCACTTTTTGCGCCAGCCGGTCGCTTGGTTCCGCGTAGACAGCCAATCGGACATCCTTTATTTCGTTGGAAAGGGCGAGCCCGAAAATGGTCATTTGGACCACGGGAATGACAAAAAGAATCAGGCGCATACGTTTATCCCGTAAAGTTTGAATGAACTCTTTCTTGATAAAAGCGATAAGGGTCGGGTTCATGGTTCTAAATCTTTCTTGAATTTTTTAGCGGCTAAAAACACCAGGGCGGTCCCCATCGCTGCCATGGCCCCCAGCGGGATGGCCAGCTCAACGAGGCCCGACCCTTTCAGAAATATTCCTCGACAGGCTTCCACAAACCAGCGCGCGGGAAGGAGCGCGGTGAAATATCTAAAAAAAACGGGCATGCTTTCCACCGGGAAAACGAATCCCGACAAGAGCGTCGCGGGGAGAAGACCCGTGAGATTGGAAAACTGCATGGCCAACTGTTGCTGTCGGGTTAACACCGAGATCAACAACCCCTGGGCCAGCGTGCACGTTAAGAAGAGAACACACGCCAGGAAAAATGTCCCGTGACTGCCATGAAAGGGCACCCCGAACCCCAATCGCGCGGCCCCATAAATCAAGACATTGGCCATCATGCAGAGGGCCATGTAAGGGGCCAATTTTCCCACGATGATCTCCAGGGGCTGGATGGGGGTGGAAAGCAATAGTTCCATGGACCCCGTTTCCCATTCCCGCGCCACCGTCAACGCGGTGAGGAGAACCGAAACGATTCCGATCACCACGACAAAAAGACCCGTGACCACGAACCAACGACTGTTCAGTTCGGGATTAAAGAGAAAACGTGTTTGAAGCGCCCAGGGAGGTCCCCGGGGGGAAGGGCGCAACCGCGCGGAGGCTGCCCTTTGGAGACCCGCCAGGTAACTGGCGATGACCCCGGTGGTTTGATTATCAGATCCATCCACCAGGATTTGGGTTTCGGCAGAGTGGTTTTTTGCCAACCCGCGCGCAAAACCCGGTTCGATCTGGAGGACCACCTTGCCCCGTCCTTCCTCCAACGTTTCGAGGGCTGTTTCCCCC
The sequence above is a segment of the Elusimicrobiota bacterium genome. Coding sequences within it:
- a CDS encoding SDR family oxidoreductase, whose translation is MELRGKVALITGGTRVGQGVADALARAGCSIAVSYRTSRTTALGTVHRAKSLGVRGLALRANLERLSDLNLLVPRVVRKLGRLDILVHMASHYERTPLKELLKKKSLRATAFEKNMAIDLRSAYELSLLAVPVMRKMGGGRIVHFVDWVAASGRPRYKDYIPYYTAKAALKGLTEVLALELAPDIFVNAIAPGPLLAPAGLSAAANREVLVNTPLGRWGGTKEIAQAVLYLVQSDFVTGETLRVDGGRHLN
- a CDS encoding methyl-accepting chemotaxis protein, which translates into the protein MIGSKLLFLPRRRYFVNRSLQGRLVLGMVSAAVLSFIFVLVDYYLSFGRNAGWSAEMLEIFIKAQKLPLIQLLVFIFVLVFVTIYLSHRVAGPLINLEKSLARVAEGDLTTRLQLRPKDELKDIRDAFNQMMNALHSRVSDERGRVKEVRHLLDHLVASPDLTSAQVAEINRALALLRLPSSDFKL
- the metF gene encoding methylenetetrahydrofolate reductase [NAD(P)H], with product MKISTFLSGGKTLFSFEFFPPKNDDDVVHLLATAKTLKSLNPAYISVTWGAGGGTRGKTLDLVTTIKKDIGIESMAHLTCVGVGRKEINDIVVDIRSRGIENILALRGDPPKGSATFVAHPEGFLHASELVAHIRQQTDLCLGVAGYPEGHPECPNREKDLDHLKEKVDCGADFVVTQLFFNTDDFLRFRDRVVARGIQKPVVAGIMPVTNVSQVKRFTTLCGAHIPVPLALALDQAQNNPEAVIQLGIDHATEQCRVLLAEGVAGIHFYTLNRSHSTAEILRRLSPPQ
- the groL gene encoding chaperonin GroEL (60 kDa chaperone family; promotes refolding of misfolded polypeptides especially under stressful conditions; forms two stacked rings of heptamers to form a barrel-shaped 14mer; ends can be capped by GroES; misfolded proteins enter the barrel where they are refolded when GroES binds), which codes for MAKQIKYSDEARKSLKAGVDKLSEAVKSTLGPKGRYVVLDKKFGSPTVTNDGVTIAKDIELEDPFENMGAQLVREVSSKTNDVAGDGTTTAVVLAQGIITEGFRNITAGANATHIKRGIDRAVEIVVADLKKNARKINIDPKAKDEITQIATISASDKEIGQKIADAILKVGKDGVITVEEGKTSVTTVRTVEGMQFDRGYISPYFVTDADRMEGVLEDPLIIITDKKVAAMNDLLPLLEKIVQQGKPFLLIAEDVEGEALATLVVNKLQGRLRAAAVKAPGFGDRRKEMLEDIATLTGGQVITEEKGYKIEKADVAMLGRATRVVVDKENTTIVGGLGDEKAIKARIAQIKKQIDETTSDYDKEKLQERLAKLSGGVAVIEVGAATETEMKAKKYKVEDAMHATRAGVEEGIVSGGGVALLRAQKSLDGVKGVDSDEQTGINIVRRVLEDPLRTIAENAGVDGSIVVDKVRTNADPNFGYDAEKNEYGDMQKFGVVDPVKVTRCALQNAASVAGLLLTTDVLVTDLPEKKSSGPAMPGGMGGMGGMGGGDF
- the groES gene encoding co-chaperone GroES — translated: MADAVLTKIKIRPLGDRVVVKALEKDKQERGGLIIPDTAKEKPQEGEIVAAGKGKTTDDGKLLMMDVKVGDKVLYGKYSGTEIKLDGDEYLIMHQEDILGILDAK
- a CDS encoding DUF481 domain-containing protein, translating into MQKRWILPVVLCVTLSAIGHAETKAKNWKNETQFSFLSASGNSQSLTLGAGEKFNWQKNKYVVDVWANALNVQSDKERTSELYNAGEKLSRKFSKRNYVFQRGLWESDRFAGYRHRSDLSLGLGQEIVKTKANELFTEFGAGYINEQRVSAPRNDFGSGRAYAKYIRHFSDSSKVSQDGEYLHNLDQPNGYRINTETALTAGLSSTLALKVSYAWKHAHGPPEGFKRDDSTTLVSLLINY
- a CDS encoding OmpA family protein — encoded protein: MKFISRPFVLVLGLTFLPLISLHAKDVTDRWGWGGSLGMSDFLSSSSVRRQTKPGPAASAWVRYGVLSKSEFLFAFENVQANGKNELNMSRLRPLTANWLQSFGDGPWTPYVSVGGGPVWVRRAGNWEQDRLMTSLRAGSGLERQLGESLGLGLGLTYHHVFSDGRYARSSSALTLQFSANYFFWCGNTRLPVFKEKPAPKIPTSLPPTPDADGDGVPDKRDACPGTEQGVAVDVMGCPRDTDGDGVLDGQDECPGTPQGTLVNDVGCPAQKVSVTLDVKFESGKFDLSQEFDAQLLKCANFMKRFPSTTVVIEGHSDSVGSATKNKVLSQKRAEAVRSALISRLGVAAERVSAMGFGSESPVGDNNTAEGRAANRRVVATISALKK
- the mscL gene encoding large-conductance mechanosensitive channel protein MscL; translated protein: MGMIQEFKQFAMKGNVVDMAVGVIIGGAFGKIVTSLVNDMVMPVIGALTGGVDFKEKVWTLTSAAGGIPPVTVKYGAFTNTVIDFVIIAFAIFMAIKVVNKMARTPVATNAPVK
- a CDS encoding DUF1957 domain-containing protein, producing the protein MTDPQGYLNLVLHAHLPYVRHPEYPDFLEEDWFYEAVTETYVPILDILERLAQEKIHFRITMSLTPPLCNMLSDDLLLSRYRVKLGKLLELAEKEVFRTRSLPSAFQETAAMYLSKFRRVQEIFDGCGGRLLKRFKALQDHGLLEIITCGATHGYLPLMIHEESRRAQIRIAVQDYQRHFGRPPRGIWLPECAYAPGVDHLLKENGIRFSFLDSHGILFSKPRPRYGVFAPIYSPGGVAFFGRDMETAHQVWSAEQGYPGDFNYREFYRDIGYDLDYPYIQPYLHEDGVRRNTGIKYHRVTGRVALSDKEPYVPSRARSTAASHAGNFLFNRERQVDYLSHVMNRPPLVTSVYDAELFGHWWFEGPDFLDSLLRKIHFDQNAVKTIHPIEYLEKFPEQQITEPEPSSWGDKGYNEVWLNVSNDWVYPHLHIAAERMIYLANIHPNAEGLLLRYLNQAARELLLAQSSDWAFLMTVGTARQYSEKRTRDHVGRFLDLFHRVQENRMDEGVVAHLESIDNLFPGIDYRAYQSLGNS
- a CDS encoding DUF4912 domain-containing protein, whose product is MTSHINASSSGSALRPSAPVTAGLLPKEYGVTRLAILPRDPRWIHAYWEVAPYTWEEARKQFGNLLNQGRSVLRVHSAHEGKEDFVDVDVRIDERNWYLSLSQTEGECYAQLGMILPDGRFVLLAHSNRIRLSSGQVSDLLDERWGILKGEWDRLFELSGGGRLGAGSLDLAKMMAQRWELLRSVSSVSFLPSSPGGASWGRRPVQHKEKGFWLVADTEVTVYGATEPDATLLFQGQPVPLNPDGTFSFHFTLPDGEQVYPIHATNRDGDLSRFIEFKVSRQSSKSAD